In Zetaproteobacteria bacterium, the DNA window CGGCCGTCCTGGCCGCGGATGCCGACTTCTTGCGAAGTCGTCATCCATCGGCGAACTGCAGCTCGTAGAGTTCGCGGTAGCGCCCGCCCCGGGCGAGCAGCTCCTCGTGCCGCCCCTGCTGCACGATGCGCCCGCGGTCGAGCACGACGATGGTGTCGGCGTGGCGGATGGTCGAGAGCCGGTGGGCGATCACGATGGTGGTCCGCCCGGCCATCAACCGGTCGATCGCCTGCTGCACCAGCCGCTCCGATTCGGAATCGAGCGCGCTGGTCGCCTCGTCCAGGATCAGGATCGGTGCATCCTTGAACAGCGCCCGCGCCAGCGCCAGCCGCTGCCGTTGCCCGCCGGAGAGGATCACACCGCGCTCGCCGATCAGGGTGTCGTAGCCCTGCGGAAGCTTCATGATGAAGTCGTGCGCGTTGGCCGCCTGTGCTGCCGCATGCAGCCGCTCCTCGTCCACCTGGTCGAAGCCGTAGGCGAGATTGTTGCGCACGGTGTCGTTGAACAACACGACCTCCTGGGTGACCAGAGCGATCTGCCGGCGCAGCGCCCGACGCGACAGCCGACGCAGATCGACCCCGTCGATGGTCACCCGGCCTTCGGTCGGATCCATGAAGCGGGGGATCAGGTTGACCAGCGAGCTCTTGCCGGCGCCACTGCTGCCGACCAGCGCCACCACCCGACCATACTCGACGGTCAGATCGATGCCGTCGAGCACCAGCCGAGCATCACCCTCGTAGCGCAGCGACACCCCCTCCAGCGCGATGGCGCGGGAAAAGGGGGCCATCGCCACCGGCCGCTCCGGATCCCGCACCGCCACCGGCGCATCCATCACCTCGAACACCCGCCCGGCGGCGGCGATCCCCTGCTGGATCACGTTGTTGGCGTTGGAGAGCCGCTTGACCGGCTCGTAGAGCATGATCAGCGCCGCCAGGAAGGAGACCAGCGCCCCCGGCGTGGTGGCGCCGCTGGAGATGCGCACCCCGCCGTAGAGGAGCACCCCGGCGATGCCGAAGCCGGCGAGCAGCTCCATGATCGGGAAGGAGAGCGCCTGCACCCGCATCACCCGCATCTGGCAGCGGAAGAACTCGGCGGTGAGCCGGCGGAAACGGCGGTTCTCGTACTCCTCCATGGCGAATGCCTTGACCACCCGGATGCCGGAGATGGTCTCCTCGACCAACGAGGAGATCGCCCCCAGCGCCGCCTGCCCGTCGAAGGTGGCGCTGCGCATCCTGCGGCCGAAACGGACGATGGGATAGACGACCAGCGGCAGCACGGTGAAGGCGATGGTGGCCAGCAGCCAATCCTGATAGAAGACCACCCCGAGCAGGAAGAGAGCGGAGAGGGCGTCGCGCATCAGCGAGGTGACCGCGGTGGTCACCGCCCCCTGCACCAGCAGGGTGTCGGCGCTGATGCGGGCCATCAGCTCGCCGGTCTTGCGGTGGCTGAAGAAGGCCAGCGACTGCTCGGTGATCCGCTGGTAGAGTTGGTTGCGCAGATCGTGGATCACCCGCTGCCCCACCCACCCCATCAGGTAGGTCTGGCCGTAGTAGGCCGCCCCCTTGACCAGGTAGAGCACGATCACCCCGAGCGGAATCAGATAAATGTAGCGGTGGTGGCCGGGGGCGAGCGCGTCGTCCAGCGCCGGTTGCAAGAGCCAGGCGAGCGCGGCGACACAACCGGACATCACCACCATGCAGACGACGGCGGTGAAGAGACGTCCGAGATAGGGGCGCAGATACCCGAGCAGGCGGTGGTAGATCATCCCGCGCTCCGACAACTCCCCCCGCCGCCCCGGCTGGGGCGGAGGAGGCGGGTGAAAGAGATGGCGGGCGACAGACGGGCGATGACGGCCGGGCCCCGAGCGAGGCTAACGGTTCACCCGGAGCCAGGCGATGAGGTCTGCCCGGTCGCGTCCGCGCAACGGCGGCAACCGCATGGTGGTGTTGACCTTCACCGCACGCGGGTTGCGCAGCCAGCGGTCGAGCGCCGCTGCATCCCAGCGGTCGAACGGCACGCCGTCGATCGTCGGCGCCCGACCATAGACTCCGAGCAGCCCCGGACCGATCCGCCGCTGCGCGCGGTGGAGGAAATGGCAGGCCCGGCAGCGGATCTGGGCGATCACCAGCCCGCGCGCGGGGTCACCGCCGGATGCGGCGGCCGCCGCATCGACGGGGAGGAGCGAGGCCAGCAACAGCCAGCCGAGCATCGGTGCCCGCCAACGCAGGGGAGTCCTGCTCCGCGGAAGACGGGGATCGACGGAAGGGAGCGGAGAGGCAGCCACGCGCCGTCGCCTGCTCACCGGCCGGGCGACGGTGCGAGGTCGAAGGTGAGCCGGCCGCGCCGGCCGTTGCGTTCGAGCCGGACATAGAGATGTTCGCTCCGCGGATCGGCCACCGGCAGCGCCCGACGGTAGACCCCGAGCGCCCCGTCGGGGATCGCCTGGCGCCACTGCGAATGGTCGGTGCGGATCCGGACGATGAGGTCGTTGATGAAGCCGCGCCGCTGATGGTTGGCGATGATCAGGAACTCGTTCATCCCGGCCACCGGCACCGGGGGACGGCTCTCCACCCGCACGAGGAGATCCTGCCAGCGCTGCGGCGGGGGGGACCAACCGGCCTCTTCCGCACCGCAGGCCGGAAGCAGCAGCGCCAGCAGCAGCGCGGCAACGCGGCGCATCAGCGATCCACCCGCGACGGCCCCCTCCGGAACGCCGACGCCACGATCGCTACTCCTCGCGAGGCCGACGTCACTGCTTCTTCGCGCCCCGGACCAGCCAGGCGAGCAGCGCCTTCTTGTCGGCGGGGGGGATCGGCCCCATGGCCCGCTGCACCCGGTGCAGTTCCATCCGCGCCACCACCTGCGGCCACTCCGCCGCGGTATGCCGCTTCGCCCGCGGCGGCGCGTGACAGGCCGAACAGTTGCGCGTAAGCGCGGCCAGCCCCGGATCGACCTTCGCCCGGGGCGCGGCGGTGTGATCCGCCGGCTGGGCTCCTGACTGACCGACCACCCGGGGCGCGGCCGGCGCGCCGCCGCCACCCTCATCCCCGCCGCCCTGCGACGAACAGGCGGCCAGCAACAGCGCAAGCGGCAACCAGAGGCGGAGCGGCGTCACGACGACCTCTCCCCACCCTGGGACGGGTCATCCTCCTTCTCCGCCGGCGCGAACTGGTTGATCATGAAATGGATGAAGCCGGCCCCGATCAGGAAGTAGACCACCGCCAGCAGGTGGCCCCAGGTGAACCAGGGACGCGGGTGATCGGGACGATCGCCCCAGAAGGGGAGCGTCAGGGTGAAGGCGACCAGCCCGACGCCGAAGACGACCGCGATGAACCAGCGCGGCACCCGCTTCTGCCCCTTGGGGATCTGCTCGACCAGTTCCCAATCCTCCAGCCCCCGCCGGGCGATACGCTCCTCGTCGCTGGCGTAGCCGAAGTGGTCCTCCGGCAGCCGGCCCCACTCCTGCCGAACCGGGGTAGCCGGTGGTTCCACCGCCGCATCATCCCGCTGCGCTTCGTCGTTCATGATCTCGATCGCAACAGCTCCGTCCATGGAGATTCGGGCTTCACGGAGCTCGAAGCGCTCCCCGCCCTTCGCACCCTGCAGGGAATCGCTCAGGTCTCCGCCCCGCACCATGCCCCGCCCCGGGGCCGTCGCCCCGCCCGGGAGGCCGACGGCCCCGCATCGGGAGCGCCATGCTACCGTCGTCACACACCGGACGCACCCGCCCGCCCCGTTGCCGCTCCACCTCCACGCCGATAGCATGATCGGATCGTTCCACGTCCATGGAAGGACGTTTTGCGATTCGATCTTCGATATCATGCCCGAAGCGCTGATCCTAACCCTGACGGCGATCGCCGCCCTCGCTGTGGTCGCCGCCCTTCTCTGGCGTCGACGCCCACAGCCGACACCGGGGGACCCGGAGCGCGACCGCATGGTCGCCGCCCTCGCCCGGCTGGAAGAACAAAATCGTGTGCAAAGCCAGGAGATCACCGAGTTGCGCCGCCAAGAAGAGCGGCTGCGCACGGAGAACCGCGAGCTGGCGTTGCGCGCCGAACGGCTCGACGCCGAGCTGGCCGCGGAGCGGCGTCGCGCCGCCGAAGCGGCGGATGAGCAACAGAGGCGCGAGGAGCAGCTCGCCCTGCGCTTCAAGGCGATCGCCGGCGAGATCCTCGACCACAACAGCCGCAAGCTGGTCGAGCAGCACCGATCCTCGCTGGGCGGCATCATCGATCCGCTGCGCGAGCAGCTGGAGGGGTTCCGCAAAAAGGTGGAGGAGAGCTACGAGCGCGAAGCGCGTGAGCGCCACTCCCTCAAGAACGAGATCGACAAGCTGATCCAGGCCAACGCCCGCCTCAGCGAAGAGGCGGACAACCTGGCGACGGCGCTCAAAGGGAGCGCCAAGACGCGCGGCAACTGGGGCGAGATGATGCTCGAGCAGATCCTGGAATACTCCGGTCTGATCAAGGGGGTCAACTACGAGACCCAGAGCGCCACCCACGACGATCAGGGCCGGCGGCTGCTGCCCGACGTGGTGGTCCACCTGCCCGAGGATCGCCACATCATCATCGACTCCAAGCTCTCGCTCATCGCCTACCAGCGCTATGTCACGGCCGAGGACGAGGATGCGCGCGCCGCCGCCCTGCGCGACCACGTGGCGGCGATGAACCAGCACATCAAGGCGCTCGCCTCGAAGGAGTACCAGCGCCACCACCGTGGTGCGCAACTCGACTTCGTGCTGATGTTCGTGCCGGTCGAACCGGCCTTCATGGCCGCCACCATCCACGACCCCACCCTCTTCCAACGGGCGTGGGAAGAGCGCATCGTCATCGTCAGCCCCAGCACGCTGCTGGCCATGCTGCGCACCATCGCCGCCGTCTGGCGCCAGGAGGAGCAGCAGCGCAACGCCGAGCGCATCGCCCAGCGCGGCGCCGAGCTCTACCGCCGGCTGGCCAACTTCGTCGCCGATCTCGAACGGGTGGGAGAGCGGTTGAACGAGGCGCACAAGGCCTACGAACAGGCGCACAAGCGGCTGGCCACCGGCCGCGGCAACGTGATCCGCCAGGCGGAGATGCTCAAGGAGCTGGGGGTCGATCCGGGAGGACGGTCGCTCCCCGAGGCGCTGGTCGAAGAGGCGAAGGCATCGGAGGAGCGTGCGGAGGGCTAGCCCGGGCGGCTCACTCCAGAGCCAGCGCCGCCAACGCCCGTACCCCGATCGGCAACGCCGCCTCGTCGATGGCGAAGCGGGGGTGGTGCAGCGGAAAGGCGTACTCGGCCGCCCCGCCACTGCCCAGCCGCAACAGGCAGCCGGGCACGCGGCGCAGGAACTCGGCGAAATCCTCCCCCCCCATCGAAGGGCGGTCGATCTCGCACAACCGCACATCGGGCAGCCAGCGTGTCAGCAGGCCGCAGGCATCCTCCGTCGCCCCTGCGTCGTTGACCAGCACCGGCGCCGCCCGCTCCAGCGTGAAACGCGCCTCGGCTCCCCACTGCTCGGCGATGGTGTGGATGGTGCGGTCCATCCGCGCACGGATCAGCTCGTGCACCTCGGGGTCGAGGCTGCGCACCGTCCCGGAGAAACCGGCCCGGTCGGGAATGACGTTGGCCGCATGGCCGGCGGCGATGTGCCCGATGGTCAACACCACCGGATGGAACGGATCGATCGCCCGCGAGGGGAGCAGGTGGAGCGCCTGGATCATCTGGCAGGCGACCAGCACCACGTCGACCGTGTGGTGCGGCCGGGCGGCGTGGCCGCCGGTCCCCCTGAGCTCCACCTCGAACAGATCGGCCGCCGCGCACATCACCCCGCTGCGCCAGCCGATCACCCCGACGGGAAGATGGGGGGCGACGTGGAGTGCGTGAATCCGCTCGGGGCGGCAGCGCTCCAGTACGCCGTCGGCGATCATCGCCGCGGCACCGGTGGTGATCTCCTCTGCCGGCTGGAAGATGAAGGCGACATCGACGCGCAGCGCATCGGACAACCGGCAGAGCACCTCCATCGCTCCGACCAGCATGGCGCTGTGGGCGTCATGGCCGCAGGCGTGGGAGACCCCATCGATCTGCGAGCAGGGCGCCCCCGGAGGGCGCGGCGCCTCATCGATCGGCAGCGCATCCATGTCGGCGCGCAGCGCCACCGTCCTCCCGTGGCCGCCGTCGAGGCGGCAGAGCAGCCCGAATCCGCCGATCCCCTCCTCCACCGCCAGACCGAGCTCCCGCCCCTGCGCCGCGATCAGTGCCGCGCTGTGTCGTTCCTCCCCGGAGAGCTCCGGCCGACGGTGGAGTTGGCTGCGCACCTCCTCCACCCGCGCCATCGCCGCGGCCACCGCCGCATCGAGATCGACCATCCGCAGCCGCCTCGTCACCCGACGACCACCTCCCCGTCCCAGCCATCCTCCAGCCGCATCCGCCGCACCAGTGCGGCCATCTCCCCGTCGCAGGCCGCCAGCAGCCGCCGCTGCCGCCGGGCGCCGTCCTCCCCCTCCCGCCAGCGCGGCAAGGCCCGGGCCAGCAGCTCCAGATCCTCTGCCTGCGCCTCCCCGCAGCGATCGAGCCACGCCAGCCGCCCAGCCACCGCATCGACCAGCGGCTCCACCGCACCGGAGGCCGGGTCGATCACCCGCGAGGCCAGACCGTAGCGGCAGGCGCGCCAGCGGTTCTCGCGAATCAGCGAGGGGTGGACACGACCATCGACCACCCGCCTGCCCGCGGCGGCGGTCATCACCTCGGCGCGGATCCACGCCACCAGCGCGCGCGCATCTTCGAAGGTGGCCGGCATGTCGCAGATGCGCACCTCCAGCGTGCCGAAGTCCGGGTGGGGGCGCATCTCCCACCAGATCTCGCGGATCGAATCGATGCTGCCGGTCGCCTCCAGCCGGGCGACACAGGCGGCGAAGTCGTCCCAGTCGCGGAAATAGAAGGGCATGCCGCCCTGGCTGAGCCCTTCGAACACCTTGATCCGGCAGGAGGCCAGCGCGGTGTCGTCGCCGTGCCAGAAGGGAGAGTTGGCCGAGACGGCGAGGAAGAGATGCATCACCGGCAGCAGCGCGTTGAGCGCCTCGATGCAGCGGGCGCCGTTGCCGGTACCGACATGGACATGCATGCCGAAGATGTTGAAACGGCGCGCCATCCACCCCATGCGGCGCAACAGCTTGTGGTAGCGCGGATCGTCGCTCACCTGCTGCGCGCGCCAGTGGGAGAAGGGGTGGGTACCGGCGGCGAGCAGCCCCACCCGGGCCATCTGCGGCTGTGCCAGCACCCAGCGGCGCAACTCGGCCAGCTCGGCGAAGCAGGCATCCGTCCGTTGATGGATGGAGGTGTTGATCTCGAGGGTCGAGGCAAACAGCTCCGCCTTGATCCGCGGCCGCAGCCGCTCGGGCAGGGCGGCGAGCAGCGCCGGCGCCGCCGGCACCTGTCCGCCGCGGTCGGCGTCGACGGTGATCCACTCCAGCTCCACACCCAGCGAGCCGGGGCGCGAGGGGGTGAAGCTCAGCTCCAGAGACGCCGCACCCGCCGGTTGACCCCGGTGAAGAGCTCGTAGCCGATCGTACCGCACCGCGCCGCCACCGCATCCACCGGGATCCCGTCACCCCAGAACTGCACCCGGTCCCCCACCCTGAGCGTACTGCCGGTGACGTCGATCATGGTGTAGTCCATACAGACGCGCCCGACGATCGGGAAACGCTCCCCCCCGCACCAGACCTCCCCGCCGACGCAGCCCAGCCGGCGGGGCACGCCGTCGCCGTAGCCGGCGGCGACCACCGCCACCCGCATCGGCCGGGTGGCGACATACTCGGCGCCGTAGGAGACGGCGCCGCCGGCCTCGACCCGGTGGATCTGCATGATCTCCGCCTCCAGGCGCATCACCGGCCGCAGGTCGAGGCTGCCGCCGGCCACCGGCTGACTGCCGTAGAGGGCGATCCCCGGCCGCACCACATCGAAGGCCGCCTCGGGAAAGTGAACCATGCCGGCGCTGTTGAGCAGCGAGCCGGAGAGCCCCGGACCGAGCAGATTGAGATGGCTGCGCATGCGCTCGATCTGCCGGGCGTTGAGCGGATGTTCGGGCAGATCGGCGCAGGCCAGATGGGAGAGGAGCCCGCGCACCGGCCAGCGGCAGCGGTAGCAGCGGTCAAGCAACTGCCGAACATGGTCGGCTCCCAGTCGGTTCATGCCGGTCTCCACCTTGAGCCAGAGGCCACCGGAGAAGCGGGCGCGACGCAACCGCGCCACCTCCTCCTGGCTGTGGATCACCGGCGCCAGCTCGTGGGCGACCACCAGCCGGGCATCCTCGTCGTCGAACAGGCCGGAGAAGAGGGTCACCGACGCGCGCTCCCCCCACTCCTCCTCCCGCGCATGCAGCAGCGACCTCAGCCGCGCCCCCTCCTCGGCGTCGGTGACGGCGAAATCGCGACAGCCGGCATCCCACAACGCCCCTGCCACCCCCTCCAGGCCGTGGCCGTAGCCGTCGGCCTTGACCACCGCCATCAGCCGCGCCTCCGGCGTCAGCCCGGCCAGCAACCGGTAGTTGTGTTGCAGCGCCGCCCCCTCCATGCGGGCCGTGACCGGCCGGCTCATCCCGCCTCCTCCACCACGCTCTGCAACCGACTCAGGGCCAGCAGCAGCTCCAGCTTCTCGTCGCACCCCTCCCCCTGCGGACGCCGCTCCACCATCGGCCAGGCCGGATGGCCGTGCCAGAGACGGCGGCCAATCTCCTCGAAGCCGCCGCGCCCGTGGCGCAACAGGGTGAGCACCGCGTGGCAGCGCATGGCGGAGAGGCGCTGCAGCCATTCACAACGCAGCGCATGCGCCGCCCCCAGCGCCCACTCGGTGGTGCGCAGCGGCGCCTCCAGCTGCAACATCGGCAAAAGCGAGAGCACCGCATGGTTGGCGGCCAGCAGCCGGGAGAGGGCCCAGCCGTCGCCGGCCAGATGCACCGCCACCGCGCTGCGCGCCAGCAGCGGCCAGGCGCCGAGCCGCCGGGCCAGCTCCTCCTCCAGCCCCAGCTCGACCAGCTCGTCGTGGTGCCAGATGCGGCTGGTGACGAAGAGTTCGACCCTGCTCCGGTCGAGCGAGGCGAAGAGCGCACGGATGCCGCGCCGGCTGCGCTGCAGCCAGCGCTCCTCCACCTCCATCACCGGATGGATGCGCAACAGCTCCTCGGCGAGCAGCAGCACCTGCTCCTGCATGGCGCGCAGCAGCGCCAGCCCCCGCTGCCACTGGCCGATCTGCCGCCACACCGCCCGGCGGATGCGCTCGCCGTCGAGCAGGGCGTCGGCGATGAGCAGCGCCTGCACGATCGACGCCACCGGCGCGTCGACCATCGACTGCAGATGGCTCACCGAAGTGATGCCGAACTGGTTGATCACCCGGTTGGCCGCCTGGGTGTGGACCAGATCGGCGGCCAGCGGATGGTGCGGCAGGTACTCGCGCAGGCGGCGGGCGAGCGCGGCGGGGAAGGAGGCGGCCAGCAACCGATCGGCGAAGACGCTGTCGGCGTAGAAACGGGCGCGGTTGAGCTCCTCGTGCAGCCGGTTCTTCTCGTAGCCGAGCAGCAGCGCCAACTGCGGCCGCAGGGCGAGGGTGCGCTCGTCGCTCAGGGTACGGTCGAGCCGCACTTCGTCGGCCAGCCGATCACGCAGCTGGATCAACCGCGGCGGATACTCCCGCGCCTCGATCTCCGCCAGGGTGAGCGCCTGCGCCTGATCGCGGTTGTCGTCGAGGCAGATGCGGGTCACCGCCTCGGTCTGGCGTGCCACGCTGCGGTTGCGCGCCGCCGCCCCGTCCGCACCGGGCCAGCGCAACTGCAGCAGGATCTTGAGGTTGACCTCGTGGTCGGACATGTTGACGCCGGCGGCGTTGTCGATGGCGTCGGTATTGAGCAGGATCCCGCGACCGGCCATGACGATGCGCGCCTGCTGAGTGATGCCCAGATTGCCCCCCTCGCACACCACCCGCGCCTGGACCTGCTCGGCGTCGATGCGCACGGCGTTGTTGGCTGGATCGCGCACCTGGGCATGGCTCTCCGCCGCCGCCTTGATGTAGGTGCCGATGCCGCCGTTGTAGAGTAGATCGACCCTGGCGGCGAGCAGCGCCCGGATCAGCGCCTCGCCGGAGACGGCGTCGCCGCGCAGGCGGAAGAGACGGCGCATGGCGTCGCTGACCGGGATCGACTTGGCCGAGCGGAGGAAGACGCCGCCCCCCTCGCTGATCGCCGACGCATCGTAGCGATCCCAACCGCCCGCCTCGCGAAAGAGCCGCCGACGCTCGGCGAAGGCGCGCTCCGGATCGGGAGCGGGATCGATGAAGATGTGGCGGTGGTTGAAGGCGCCGATCAGCCGGATCGCCGGATTGATCAGCATGCCGTTGCCGAAGACGTCGCCGCTCATGTCGCCGATGCCGACCACGGTGATCGGATCGCGGTAGCCGTCGATCCCCAGGCTGCGGAAGTGGTGGGCGGCGCAGACCCAGGCGCCGCGGGCGGTGATCCCCACCTCCTTGTGGTCGTAGCCGTGGCGCCCGCCGCTGGCGAAGGCGTCATCCAGCCAGTAGTGGCGCGCCCGGGCCAGCGCATTGGCCTCGTCGGAGTAGCGCGCCGTCCCCTTGTCGGCGGCGACCACCAGGTAGTAGTCGCCGGCGTCCTCCTCCGGCACCACCATGCCGACCGGCGGCACCACCTCGCCGGCGAGCAGGTTGTCGGTGACCGAGAGCAGGCCGTCGACGAAGACGCGGTACTGCGCCCGCACGAACGGCTCCCCCTCGCCGCCGCGCACCACGAACCCCCCCTTGGCGCCGGTAGGCACGATCTGGCCGTTCTTCACCGTCTGGGTGACCATCAACTCATGCACCTCGGTACGGAAATCGGCCGGCCGGTCGGAGAAGCGCAGCCCGCCGCGGGCCACCGGACCGGCGCGCAGATGGACCCCCTCGACATGGGTGCCGTGGACGAAGATCTCGCGCCACGGCCTGGGCGTCGGCCCGAAGGGGAGACGCTGGCCGTCGATCTTGATCACCACCGGCTCCTCCGGGCGGCGGGTCCACTGGTTGCTGCGCAGGGAGGCGGAGATGAGGGTATGCAGCGCACGGAACCAGCGGTCGTGGGCCAGGCTGCGCACCTCGCCCATGGCGCGGTCGAACTCGAGCTGCGCCTGCGCGCCGTAGGTGGCGGGCATCGCCGGCCGGTGGCGCGCCTCGAACAGGCGGAAGAGCGCCCGGGTCACCGCCGGGTACTCCAGCATGGTCTGGGTCAGCGGGCCGACCGCCGCCTCACGCTCGATCTGCACCA includes these proteins:
- a CDS encoding amidohydrolase — translated: MTRRLRMVDLDAAVAAAMARVEEVRSQLHRRPELSGEERHSAALIAAQGRELGLAVEEGIGGFGLLCRLDGGHGRTVALRADMDALPIDEAPRPPGAPCSQIDGVSHACGHDAHSAMLVGAMEVLCRLSDALRVDVAFIFQPAEEITTGAAAMIADGVLERCRPERIHALHVAPHLPVGVIGWRSGVMCAAADLFEVELRGTGGHAARPHHTVDVVLVACQMIQALHLLPSRAIDPFHPVVLTIGHIAAGHAANVIPDRAGFSGTVRSLDPEVHELIRARMDRTIHTIAEQWGAEARFTLERAAPVLVNDAGATEDACGLLTRWLPDVRLCEIDRPSMGGEDFAEFLRRVPGCLLRLGSGGAAEYAFPLHHPRFAIDEAALPIGVRALAALALE
- a CDS encoding NAD-glutamate dehydrogenase, with amino-acid sequence MGRTRPRRSARPGRCPSAAGDDAGHPAGERTGRAAGRGRRHAAPPGRLDSCRRASIGGGGRYSHGMRSLRRQLIGLLDAEGFTPGGGPARWRLSARLLHGCWRLLASDAAVATDISTFSCGNFHRHLLIIRCPDQAFYYDAVRNYLHQRDIGLLEQQTITLNMRRDASGARRLQPAQPDAADNLMLIALHVSATLVKEVERLGRDLQAVLRAVELSVRDFDAMRRLVATAARALLSSHPDQATLLEWMLDEKYIFYGVVGDGLRLGVLGDGALMERLAPGLSGQLALTDCCDRIGVHWWQLPATHNHLYSASLVEVVQLVWREGEEEWLHRATLLGHFSRSARHFSASRTPLLKPRWQRLLAAPLLRQSAFYRRELRTLFDRVPKPMLLAVPSEQWLQPLRAIVDLADSRKVVVSRLHPEWGIVDYLMVTISSSRFGPNVTAHMRTALAGLGLRVEGINSFGVASYRVLFFACDNRAPARWPEIDEIRARLADCITFWWDRARDALLELGDRVVLPEALALLGRSSPRYRECFPPEQYAEDYLAFRRMREDRACRVRVRRDDGRLVVQILSPTELALGALVERVQAFGLVAMDEMVATLGEGEETMVVSQLGCRPEGGRRVTRDAIVRLQHALACVMNGTRDHDPLNALLISAGLDIDQIAVMITLRNYLVQIEREAAVGPLTQTMLEYPAVTRALFRLFEARHRPAMPATYGAQAQLEFDRAMGEVRSLAHDRWFRALHTLISASLRSNQWTRRPEEPVVIKIDGQRLPFGPTPRPWREIFVHGTHVEGVHLRAGPVARGGLRFSDRPADFRTEVHELMVTQTVKNGQIVPTGAKGGFVVRGGEGEPFVRAQYRVFVDGLLSVTDNLLAGEVVPPVGMVVPEEDAGDYYLVVAADKGTARYSDEANALARARHYWLDDAFASGGRHGYDHKEVGITARGAWVCAAHHFRSLGIDGYRDPITVVGIGDMSGDVFGNGMLINPAIRLIGAFNHRHIFIDPAPDPERAFAERRRLFREAGGWDRYDASAISEGGGVFLRSAKSIPVSDAMRRLFRLRGDAVSGEALIRALLAARVDLLYNGGIGTYIKAAAESHAQVRDPANNAVRIDAEQVQARVVCEGGNLGITQQARIVMAGRGILLNTDAIDNAAGVNMSDHEVNLKILLQLRWPGADGAAARNRSVARQTEAVTRICLDDNRDQAQALTLAEIEAREYPPRLIQLRDRLADEVRLDRTLSDERTLALRPQLALLLGYEKNRLHEELNRARFYADSVFADRLLAASFPAALARRLREYLPHHPLAADLVHTQAANRVINQFGITSVSHLQSMVDAPVASIVQALLIADALLDGERIRRAVWRQIGQWQRGLALLRAMQEQVLLLAEELLRIHPVMEVEERWLQRSRRGIRALFASLDRSRVELFVTSRIWHHDELVELGLEEELARRLGAWPLLARSAVAVHLAGDGWALSRLLAANHAVLSLLPMLQLEAPLRTTEWALGAAHALRCEWLQRLSAMRCHAVLTLLRHGRGGFEEIGRRLWHGHPAWPMVERRPQGEGCDEKLELLLALSRLQSVVEEAG
- a CDS encoding DNA recombination protein RmuC, which codes for MPEALILTLTAIAALAVVAALLWRRRPQPTPGDPERDRMVAALARLEEQNRVQSQEITELRRQEERLRTENRELALRAERLDAELAAERRRAAEAADEQQRREEQLALRFKAIAGEILDHNSRKLVEQHRSSLGGIIDPLREQLEGFRKKVEESYEREARERHSLKNEIDKLIQANARLSEEADNLATALKGSAKTRGNWGEMMLEQILEYSGLIKGVNYETQSATHDDQGRRLLPDVVVHLPEDRHIIIDSKLSLIAYQRYVTAEDEDARAAALRDHVAAMNQHIKALASKEYQRHHRGAQLDFVLMFVPVEPAFMAATIHDPTLFQRAWEERIVIVSPSTLLAMLRTIAAVWRQEEQQRNAERIAQRGAELYRRLANFVADLERVGERLNEAHKAYEQAHKRLATGRGNVIRQAEMLKELGVDPGGRSLPEALVEEAKASEERAEG
- a CDS encoding YbdK family carboxylate-amine ligase, with protein sequence MELSFTPSRPGSLGVELEWITVDADRGGQVPAAPALLAALPERLRPRIKAELFASTLEINTSIHQRTDACFAELAELRRWVLAQPQMARVGLLAAGTHPFSHWRAQQVSDDPRYHKLLRRMGWMARRFNIFGMHVHVGTGNGARCIEALNALLPVMHLFLAVSANSPFWHGDDTALASCRIKVFEGLSQGGMPFYFRDWDDFAACVARLEATGSIDSIREIWWEMRPHPDFGTLEVRICDMPATFEDARALVAWIRAEVMTAAAGRRVVDGRVHPSLIRENRWRACRYGLASRVIDPASGAVEPLVDAVAGRLAWLDRCGEAQAEDLELLARALPRWREGEDGARRQRRLLAACDGEMAALVRRMRLEDGWDGEVVVG
- the msbA gene encoding lipid A export permease/ATP-binding protein MsbA; its protein translation is MIYHRLLGYLRPYLGRLFTAVVCMVVMSGCVAALAWLLQPALDDALAPGHHRYIYLIPLGVIVLYLVKGAAYYGQTYLMGWVGQRVIHDLRNQLYQRITEQSLAFFSHRKTGELMARISADTLLVQGAVTTAVTSLMRDALSALFLLGVVFYQDWLLATIAFTVLPLVVYPIVRFGRRMRSATFDGQAALGAISSLVEETISGIRVVKAFAMEEYENRRFRRLTAEFFRCQMRVMRVQALSFPIMELLAGFGIAGVLLYGGVRISSGATTPGALVSFLAALIMLYEPVKRLSNANNVIQQGIAAAGRVFEVMDAPVAVRDPERPVAMAPFSRAIALEGVSLRYEGDARLVLDGIDLTVEYGRVVALVGSSGAGKSSLVNLIPRFMDPTEGRVTIDGVDLRRLSRRALRRQIALVTQEVVLFNDTVRNNLAYGFDQVDEERLHAAAQAANAHDFIMKLPQGYDTLIGERGVILSGGQRQRLALARALFKDAPILILDEATSALDSESERLVQQAIDRLMAGRTTIVIAHRLSTIRHADTIVVLDRGRIVQQGRHEELLARGGRYRELYELQFADG
- the alr gene encoding alanine racemase — translated: MSRPVTARMEGAALQHNYRLLAGLTPEARLMAVVKADGYGHGLEGVAGALWDAGCRDFAVTDAEEGARLRSLLHAREEEWGERASVTLFSGLFDDEDARLVVAHELAPVIHSQEEVARLRRARFSGGLWLKVETGMNRLGADHVRQLLDRCYRCRWPVRGLLSHLACADLPEHPLNARQIERMRSHLNLLGPGLSGSLLNSAGMVHFPEAAFDVVRPGIALYGSQPVAGGSLDLRPVMRLEAEIMQIHRVEAGGAVSYGAEYVATRPMRVAVVAAGYGDGVPRRLGCVGGEVWCGGERFPIVGRVCMDYTMIDVTGSTLRVGDRVQFWGDGIPVDAVAARCGTIGYELFTGVNRRVRRLWS